Proteins from a genomic interval of Rubinisphaera italica:
- a CDS encoding DUF4159 domain-containing protein: MKILQNPTRGLLFLFTVLFLASGLFAQPDFFNQRGGSRSPYGGRRNYSRGQVTATGVNNDWEIDKRFEHDAFRFARVRYTSWGYRDKWLTDYPESDLNFPHRLRELTSIEVHPETVIVDLTDENLGDYPFLYLVEPGQMTLSDEEVTGLRRYLLNGGFLMVDDFWGEDEWYGFYENIKRVFPDREPEELPLEHDIFHLVYDLAEKPQIVSIGAWRSGRLTERPDASEPHYRGLFDDQGRMMAIICHNTDLGDGWEEEGVDPTYFKDYSERFAYPLGINIVTYALTH, from the coding sequence ATGAAAATCCTACAAAATCCTACACGCGGTTTGCTTTTCCTGTTCACCGTATTGTTTCTTGCCTCAGGTTTGTTTGCGCAACCCGACTTCTTTAATCAGAGGGGAGGATCTCGTAGTCCTTACGGAGGAAGAAGGAATTATTCACGTGGTCAGGTGACTGCAACTGGGGTCAATAACGATTGGGAAATCGATAAGCGATTCGAGCACGATGCCTTCCGTTTTGCACGGGTTCGATACACCTCCTGGGGCTATCGAGATAAATGGCTGACTGATTATCCCGAAAGCGATTTGAATTTCCCACATCGTCTACGAGAGTTGACCTCGATTGAAGTTCATCCTGAAACGGTCATCGTCGATTTGACAGATGAAAACCTGGGAGACTATCCCTTTTTGTATCTCGTCGAACCCGGGCAAATGACATTGTCTGATGAAGAAGTGACAGGTCTGCGTCGTTATCTGCTCAACGGTGGATTCCTGATGGTCGACGATTTCTGGGGCGAAGACGAGTGGTATGGCTTTTATGAAAATATCAAACGTGTCTTTCCGGATCGTGAACCCGAAGAATTGCCGCTTGAACACGACATTTTTCACCTCGTTTACGACCTGGCTGAGAAGCCACAAATCGTGAGTATCGGAGCTTGGCGGTCGGGGCGACTTACAGAACGTCCCGATGCCAGCGAACCGCATTATCGAGGACTCTTCGATGATCAGGGAAGAATGATGGCGATCATCTGTCACAATACAGACCTGGGCGATGGCTGGGAAGAAGAGGGAGTAGATCCCACCTACTTCAAAGATTACTCGGAACGTTTTGCCTATCCGCTGGGAATCAACATCGTCACTTATGCGCTTACACATTAA
- a CDS encoding tetratricopeptide repeat protein, whose protein sequence is MQTLRQTYSLSRFLLGSLSGLFVVAVLASTNCLYAETLPEAEELFRTGQYAECAEIADAEIESGFHSQEWPLLKIRCEMILGRYVEAAETVKKARVSHSNSIRLLWLERDVRRFNGDSDGAKEILAEISAKIERLRWMYRDPDSVLIIGNFFLEIGVDAKQVRLEVFKVIQQASPKFVESYLAGAELALAKNDYALAAEDFQKALKIDKDNPRILYGLARTFESSDSEQAQQYLSRAMEINPQHLPSLLFVAERHIQAERYEEAEQVLESILEINPSHPTAWALRAVLAHLESDVIKETFYREQALKHWRDNPEIDSLIGQHLSQKYRFAEGAAAQRRALKFDAEYLPAKIQLSNDLLRLGNEEAGWKLAQEVFEKDNYNVVAYNLSTLQDHMENFRTLQSDGFIIRMDAQEAEIYGPRVLELLQQAKQLLCSKYNVELKETIAVEIFPRQQDFAIRTFGLPGGAGFLGVCFGNVITMNSPASQGNSPSNWEAVLWHEFCHVVTLTKTKNRMPRWLSEGISVYEERQRNPVWGQSITPAYREMILGEDLTPVSDLSGAFLRPPSGEHLMFAYYESSVVVEYIVETFGMDVLVAILDDLAKGLPINYAITRHMGPVEQVDERFAEYIRSRAEEFGATADFSRDELPKRADASAWKIWLEEHPDNFWGLQQFTLALIREKKWKEARTQVNRLLELVPGYAGEGSPLLLDARVSRELGEIDREVAVLVQLAESNSDAVDVYQRLSEHYTEQADWPAVIANVNRILSVNPLQPEPYRILAEAGERSGDNAAAIRGLKILTLMDPFDPADVHFRTARLYEKQGQLEEARKHVLYALEEAPRYREAHELLLSVIEQLSPKTLKTPEATE, encoded by the coding sequence TTGCAAACGCTGAGGCAGACCTACTCACTGAGTCGTTTTCTTCTCGGCAGTCTCTCTGGACTGTTCGTGGTCGCAGTCCTTGCCTCAACAAATTGCTTGTATGCCGAGACTCTTCCTGAGGCTGAGGAACTATTTCGCACTGGTCAGTATGCGGAGTGCGCAGAGATAGCTGACGCTGAAATTGAAAGTGGATTTCACTCTCAGGAATGGCCGCTTTTGAAGATCCGCTGCGAAATGATCCTGGGTCGCTACGTCGAGGCTGCAGAAACGGTTAAGAAAGCCAGGGTGTCGCATTCAAACAGCATACGATTGTTATGGCTAGAACGAGACGTCCGTCGATTTAACGGGGACTCGGACGGAGCAAAAGAAATCCTGGCGGAGATCTCAGCTAAGATCGAGCGATTGCGTTGGATGTATCGCGACCCGGATAGCGTACTCATCATTGGAAACTTCTTTCTGGAAATTGGCGTAGATGCCAAACAGGTTCGTCTGGAAGTCTTCAAGGTCATTCAGCAAGCCTCTCCGAAATTTGTAGAGTCTTATCTGGCAGGAGCCGAGTTAGCCCTGGCGAAAAATGACTACGCTCTGGCCGCAGAGGATTTTCAGAAGGCGCTGAAAATTGATAAAGATAATCCCCGCATTTTGTACGGCTTGGCTCGAACTTTTGAGTCAAGTGATTCAGAACAGGCTCAGCAGTATTTGAGTCGAGCGATGGAAATCAATCCGCAACATCTTCCCAGTCTGCTATTCGTCGCAGAGAGGCACATTCAAGCCGAACGGTATGAGGAAGCAGAGCAGGTCCTGGAGAGCATACTGGAAATTAACCCGTCTCATCCCACTGCCTGGGCGCTGCGTGCGGTTTTAGCGCATCTGGAAAGTGATGTCATTAAAGAGACATTCTATCGTGAACAGGCTCTTAAACACTGGAGAGATAATCCAGAAATCGATTCTCTTATTGGACAGCATCTTTCCCAGAAGTATCGCTTTGCAGAAGGAGCAGCTGCTCAACGGCGGGCACTGAAATTCGATGCGGAATACCTTCCGGCAAAAATACAGTTGTCAAATGACCTGCTCAGACTGGGGAATGAGGAAGCGGGCTGGAAACTCGCTCAAGAAGTCTTTGAGAAGGATAATTACAACGTCGTCGCCTACAACCTCTCCACGTTGCAGGACCACATGGAAAATTTCCGGACCCTGCAGAGTGATGGTTTCATCATCAGGATGGATGCTCAGGAAGCAGAGATTTATGGGCCACGCGTTTTGGAATTGTTACAGCAAGCCAAACAGCTTCTGTGCAGTAAGTACAATGTTGAGTTGAAAGAGACCATCGCAGTCGAAATCTTTCCGCGACAGCAGGACTTCGCGATCCGTACTTTTGGACTACCCGGCGGAGCAGGTTTTCTAGGAGTCTGCTTTGGCAATGTGATTACGATGAATTCGCCCGCATCCCAGGGAAACAGCCCTTCCAACTGGGAGGCGGTTTTGTGGCATGAATTCTGTCATGTGGTCACGTTGACGAAAACGAAAAACAGAATGCCTCGCTGGCTTAGCGAGGGGATTTCTGTCTATGAAGAGCGACAGAGAAATCCTGTCTGGGGGCAATCGATCACACCTGCTTATCGCGAAATGATTCTCGGAGAAGACCTCACTCCCGTGAGCGATCTCAGCGGTGCATTTCTTCGACCTCCCAGTGGTGAGCATCTGATGTTTGCCTATTACGAATCTTCGGTCGTGGTCGAGTATATTGTTGAAACGTTTGGAATGGATGTGCTGGTGGCGATCCTCGATGATCTGGCAAAAGGTCTTCCGATTAACTATGCGATCACTCGGCACATGGGACCAGTCGAACAGGTTGATGAACGGTTTGCAGAATATATTCGAAGTCGAGCCGAGGAATTTGGAGCGACTGCTGACTTCAGCCGCGACGAATTACCGAAGCGTGCCGACGCGTCAGCCTGGAAGATCTGGTTGGAGGAACATCCGGACAACTTTTGGGGACTGCAACAATTCACACTCGCTCTGATCCGTGAAAAAAAATGGAAAGAAGCAAGAACGCAAGTGAACAGACTACTCGAACTGGTTCCCGGTTACGCGGGAGAGGGAAGTCCACTGTTACTGGATGCCCGGGTATCCCGTGAACTTGGCGAAATCGATCGCGAAGTTGCGGTGTTAGTTCAGTTGGCGGAATCAAATTCGGATGCGGTCGATGTCTATCAACGTTTGTCAGAACATTACACAGAGCAGGCAGATTGGCCAGCAGTGATTGCAAACGTGAATCGAATTCTGTCCGTTAATCCGCTCCAGCCGGAACCTTATCGCATTCTTGCTGAGGCAGGTGAGCGTTCCGGCGATAATGCAGCCGCGATCCGCGGATTGAAAATTCTGACATTGATGGATCCCTTTGATCCCGCGGATGTGCATTTTCGAACTGCTCGTCTCTATGAAAAACAGGGCCAGCTCGAAGAGGCCCGCAAGCATGTCCTGTATGCACTGGAAGAAGCTCCCCGTTATCGGGAGGCTCACGAATTACTCCTCTCGGTCATCGAACAGCTCAGCCCGAAGACGTTGAAGACACCGGAGGCGACGGAATGA
- a CDS encoding multidrug efflux RND transporter permease subunit → MKFPHFFIERPIFASVLSFVIVLIGGITYFSLPVSQYPNVAPPTIVVRASYPGATPQVIADTVATPIEQEMNGVDDMLYMESSSSADGTMQLTVTFKLGTDLDDAQVLVQNRVAVAEARLPEQVRQIGVTTRKQIPDMLMVVHLNSPDNSRDQLYISNYAFLRIRDALMRLDGVGDIRIAGGNEYSMRVWLDIEKMTHVDLTAGDVLQAIRGQNVQVAAGVIGQPPIDESGAFQLNVTTEGRLKEADEFGQIIVKRGEDGRVTRLKDVARLELGAQDYSRLSYLDGKPAVAILIYQRPGTNAVDSADVVKQTMADLSTEFPQGIGYEIAYNPTDYVEESINEVFETLFITTMLVVLTVFVFLHGWSPTIIPVIAIPISLIGTFAAMQMLGVTLNTLSLFGLVLAIGIVVDDAIVVVENVERLIAEGLNPREATHQAMDEVGSALIATTLVLIAVFVPTVFIPGISGQFYQQFALTIAISTVFSTFVSLTLSPAMCALLLRPKNAERNALGKVVDFIFGWFFRGFNRFFDVTSNIYAAIISRLVRFSAVSLILYVGLLVATWYSFGLVPSGFIPPQDQGYLIVSIQLPDGASLARTDIVTQKVAEIGGKIDGVAHSVGIAGLSGSTFTISPNAAVTFLPLEDAKERAKRGRNLDTIIADLRKETASINEAQIYVIAPPPVRGIGRGGGFKMYVQDKSGAGIDALNQVTQTMVDKANQAPGLVQVFSNYRVSVPQIFVDVDRTKAQMLDIPVSNVFEALQVYLGSQYVNDFNLLGRTYRVTAQAEPEFRDEATDILRLRTRSARGVSVSLGSVVDIKRTVGPDRIVRYNLYPAADINGSTVPGYSTGQSLDSMEKLAAQNLPPGFGYAWTEIAFQEKQAGNTIVYLFPLAVLFVFLALSAQYESWLLPLAIILIVPLCLLFAIVGIWMRGMDNNILTQIGFIVLVGLACKNAILIVEFAKAEEDAGQDRFQAAINACRLRLRPILMTAFSFILGVIPLLIATGAGFEMRRVLGTAVFSGMLGVTLFGLFLTPVFYVVLRRFAVQPNLVLAGNGMPSLNHDDVDLSSTKESAYSASREEEVIKPISTSDKTISPADFEKLYEGQPAWDIDQPQPAFVEIADQITGSVLDSGCGTGENALYFAERGCDVTGVDLLSTPIEKALEKAAERGLEATFVQLDALKLSELNQTFDNVLDSGLFHVFSDEDRQEYVNELSRVMHPGAKLYLQCFSDNEPAGPGPRRISPEDLHKTFDKGWEIESITPCHYLVRDDNNRQYTSGGPHAYFCEIRKRST, encoded by the coding sequence ATGAAGTTTCCACACTTCTTTATTGAGCGACCGATTTTTGCTTCAGTGCTGTCGTTTGTGATTGTCCTGATCGGCGGAATTACCTATTTCTCACTGCCGGTTTCTCAGTATCCCAATGTGGCTCCACCGACAATTGTCGTCCGAGCCAGTTATCCCGGTGCAACTCCCCAGGTAATCGCCGACACCGTCGCCACTCCTATCGAGCAGGAGATGAACGGCGTCGATGACATGCTTTATATGGAATCGTCATCAAGTGCAGACGGCACGATGCAGCTGACGGTCACATTCAAACTCGGCACCGACCTCGATGATGCTCAGGTGCTGGTGCAAAACCGGGTCGCAGTCGCTGAGGCACGCTTGCCGGAACAGGTTCGACAAATTGGCGTGACGACTCGGAAGCAGATTCCAGACATGCTGATGGTCGTGCATTTGAATTCTCCGGATAACAGCCGCGATCAACTCTACATCAGTAACTATGCGTTCCTGCGAATTCGCGATGCCCTGATGCGGCTCGATGGCGTGGGAGATATTCGTATTGCCGGGGGTAATGAATATTCCATGCGCGTCTGGCTCGACATCGAGAAAATGACCCACGTTGACTTGACCGCTGGCGATGTTCTCCAGGCAATTCGCGGACAAAATGTTCAAGTGGCAGCTGGTGTGATTGGACAACCTCCCATCGATGAAAGCGGAGCCTTTCAGTTGAATGTTACGACGGAAGGCCGATTGAAGGAAGCCGATGAGTTTGGTCAAATTATCGTCAAGCGTGGTGAAGATGGTCGAGTCACGCGATTGAAGGATGTCGCTCGACTTGAACTTGGTGCCCAGGATTATTCCCGACTGAGTTATCTCGATGGGAAACCGGCAGTTGCCATCTTAATCTATCAGCGACCGGGCACCAATGCGGTGGACTCGGCTGATGTCGTTAAGCAAACGATGGCGGATTTAAGCACGGAATTTCCACAAGGCATTGGCTACGAAATTGCTTACAACCCGACCGACTATGTGGAAGAATCAATCAATGAAGTGTTTGAAACACTCTTCATTACAACAATGCTTGTCGTGCTGACCGTCTTTGTTTTTCTCCATGGATGGAGTCCAACGATTATTCCCGTGATTGCGATTCCGATTTCGTTGATTGGTACGTTTGCCGCAATGCAGATGCTGGGCGTTACTCTCAATACGTTATCGCTGTTTGGACTTGTCCTCGCGATTGGGATTGTTGTCGATGATGCGATTGTGGTGGTTGAAAATGTCGAGCGGCTGATCGCCGAAGGACTGAATCCGCGGGAGGCGACCCATCAAGCGATGGATGAAGTCGGTTCAGCATTGATTGCGACGACTCTTGTTTTGATTGCGGTCTTTGTGCCGACGGTCTTTATTCCGGGAATCAGTGGTCAGTTTTATCAGCAATTCGCACTCACTATTGCCATTTCGACCGTCTTCTCGACTTTCGTCTCATTAACGCTCAGTCCTGCCATGTGTGCCCTGTTACTGAGGCCCAAAAATGCTGAGAGAAATGCTTTGGGGAAAGTTGTCGACTTCATATTTGGTTGGTTCTTCCGAGGCTTCAATCGCTTTTTCGATGTCACAAGCAATATCTATGCGGCGATTATCTCCCGGCTGGTGAGATTCTCAGCGGTCTCTTTGATTCTCTATGTCGGACTCTTAGTTGCCACCTGGTACAGTTTTGGATTGGTGCCGAGTGGTTTTATTCCGCCGCAGGATCAGGGATATCTGATTGTCAGTATTCAACTCCCAGATGGAGCCTCTCTCGCTCGAACCGACATCGTCACTCAAAAAGTGGCTGAGATTGGCGGCAAGATCGATGGTGTGGCTCATTCTGTTGGTATCGCTGGTCTGTCGGGTTCCACATTTACAATCAGCCCGAATGCCGCTGTGACATTTCTTCCGCTCGAAGATGCCAAAGAACGGGCCAAGCGCGGGCGAAATCTGGATACGATCATCGCCGATCTACGAAAAGAAACGGCTTCGATCAATGAAGCTCAAATCTATGTCATTGCTCCACCTCCTGTACGTGGTATCGGACGCGGTGGCGGATTTAAAATGTATGTTCAGGATAAGAGCGGAGCTGGCATCGATGCACTCAATCAGGTAACCCAAACAATGGTCGACAAGGCCAATCAAGCGCCGGGGCTCGTGCAGGTTTTCTCCAATTATCGAGTGAGTGTGCCTCAGATCTTTGTCGATGTCGATCGCACAAAAGCGCAGATGCTGGATATTCCTGTCAGTAATGTCTTCGAGGCTCTCCAGGTTTATCTGGGGTCCCAGTATGTCAACGATTTCAATCTGCTGGGGCGGACTTACCGTGTCACTGCTCAAGCAGAACCTGAATTTCGCGATGAGGCTACGGATATTCTTCGCTTGAGAACGCGCAGTGCTCGAGGTGTCAGTGTGTCGCTCGGATCGGTTGTGGACATCAAAAGAACTGTCGGACCGGACCGCATCGTCAGATACAATCTCTATCCTGCTGCAGATATCAACGGAAGTACCGTTCCTGGATACAGTACGGGACAATCGCTGGATTCCATGGAAAAACTCGCCGCTCAAAATCTTCCTCCGGGCTTTGGTTACGCCTGGACGGAAATTGCCTTTCAGGAAAAACAGGCTGGCAACACGATTGTGTACCTGTTTCCACTGGCGGTTCTGTTTGTCTTTCTGGCACTCTCTGCCCAGTATGAAAGCTGGTTGCTGCCACTTGCAATTATCCTGATCGTGCCTTTGTGTCTCTTGTTCGCCATTGTCGGAATCTGGATGCGGGGGATGGATAACAACATTCTGACGCAAATTGGATTCATTGTTCTGGTCGGCTTAGCCTGTAAGAATGCGATCCTGATTGTTGAGTTTGCCAAAGCCGAGGAAGATGCGGGCCAGGACCGCTTTCAAGCTGCGATCAATGCCTGTCGTCTGCGATTGCGTCCCATTTTGATGACCGCTTTCTCCTTCATTCTGGGTGTCATTCCTTTGCTGATTGCCACCGGAGCAGGCTTCGAAATGCGACGCGTACTCGGGACCGCTGTCTTCAGTGGAATGCTCGGAGTGACATTATTTGGACTCTTCCTGACTCCCGTTTTCTATGTCGTCCTACGTCGCTTTGCCGTGCAGCCAAATTTGGTGCTCGCAGGAAATGGAATGCCATCCCTCAACCATGATGATGTCGATCTTAGTTCCACTAAAGAGTCAGCGTATTCTGCTTCTCGCGAGGAAGAAGTAATCAAACCGATCTCAACTTCAGACAAAACGATTAGCCCGGCTGACTTTGAAAAATTATACGAGGGTCAACCAGCCTGGGACATCGATCAACCTCAGCCTGCATTTGTCGAGATTGCGGATCAAATTACCGGTTCAGTTCTGGACTCAGGCTGCGGCACCGGCGAGAACGCACTGTACTTTGCAGAACGCGGCTGCGATGTCACTGGAGTTGACCTGCTTTCCACTCCAATCGAAAAAGCCTTAGAGAAGGCTGCAGAACGCGGCCTTGAGGCAACGTTTGTACAACTGGATGCGCTCAAGTTGTCTGAACTCAACCAGACATTCGACAATGTTCTCGACAGTGGTCTGTTCCATGTCTTTTCAGATGAAGACCGTCAAGAGTACGTCAATGAACTCTCCAGAGTCATGCATCCCGGAGCAAAATTGTATCTGCAATGTTTCAGCGACAATGAGCCAGCAGGACCAGGACCACGACGAATCAGCCCGGAAGATCTTCACAAGACTTTCGACAAAGGCTGGGAAATCGAATCAATCACTCCTTGCCACTATTTAGTTCGTGATGACAACAATCGTCAGTACACATCCGGTGGACCCCATGCCTACTTCTGCGAAATCCGTAAGCGTTCAACTTAA
- a CDS encoding efflux RND transporter periplasmic adaptor subunit, which produces MSKYYSARLLFAMSMLFYGPGCDQSRQEQSPPPPPMVTVATPVNKNIVEWDAYTGRFEAIEFVEIRSRVGGYLQSIHFDEGQVVNKGDLLFIIDPRPFVAELNDANASLRQAESQLLQAKAQMEEAKAAQQQSNAQLTLAETRVARVRDLRQQEVTTQDELDQREAEYLQAQADGASSLAGISSANAAIATANAAIDSAKAKIETAALNLQYTKITAPVTGRISREYITEGNLITGGTATSSLLTTITSVQPIYCMFDANEQEVLKYTRLAMAGRRESSRVAKNPVYLGLVDESDYPHEGHMDFVDNRFDTDTASMRARCVFPNKDQVLLPGMFARIRIPGSSQYEAILIPDSAIGTDQNSQYVYVVVDDVIERRVVTVGPIVDGLRVVREGLNGDETLVIEGLLLARPDAKVQTREGTIVVVEDGLPDTYEPLPPEKWISPEPDPLPEEEKEITGSTEQGGGR; this is translated from the coding sequence ATGTCCAAATATTACTCGGCACGCCTGCTTTTTGCGATGTCTATGCTTTTTTACGGCCCTGGTTGCGATCAGTCGCGACAGGAACAGTCTCCACCGCCGCCTCCAATGGTTACTGTTGCAACGCCAGTTAACAAGAATATTGTCGAATGGGATGCTTACACCGGACGATTCGAAGCGATTGAATTCGTGGAAATCCGCTCTCGTGTCGGCGGTTATCTCCAGTCGATTCACTTTGACGAAGGGCAGGTTGTGAATAAGGGAGACCTGCTGTTTATCATTGACCCTCGACCCTTTGTTGCCGAATTGAACGATGCCAATGCCTCGCTTCGCCAGGCCGAGTCTCAACTTCTGCAAGCGAAAGCACAAATGGAAGAGGCGAAGGCGGCGCAGCAGCAATCCAATGCTCAACTGACGCTGGCAGAAACCCGAGTTGCCCGCGTTCGCGATCTTCGTCAACAGGAAGTTACGACTCAAGATGAACTTGATCAACGCGAGGCAGAGTATTTACAGGCTCAGGCCGATGGAGCATCCAGTCTGGCTGGAATCAGTTCGGCCAATGCAGCCATCGCGACCGCCAATGCGGCTATCGATTCCGCGAAAGCCAAAATTGAAACGGCTGCGCTCAATCTGCAATACACAAAAATCACTGCTCCGGTTACAGGACGAATCAGTCGAGAATATATCACAGAGGGAAATCTCATTACTGGAGGCACTGCCACTTCGTCATTATTAACGACGATTACTTCTGTCCAACCAATCTATTGTATGTTCGATGCTAACGAGCAGGAGGTTTTGAAATACACTCGACTCGCAATGGCGGGGCGTCGCGAAAGTTCTCGTGTCGCCAAAAATCCAGTCTATCTGGGCCTCGTGGACGAATCCGATTATCCCCATGAAGGTCATATGGATTTCGTCGACAATCGTTTCGATACCGATACCGCCAGTATGCGTGCCCGATGTGTCTTTCCAAATAAAGATCAGGTTCTATTGCCAGGGATGTTTGCCCGAATTCGTATTCCAGGCAGTTCTCAATATGAAGCCATTCTCATTCCGGATTCCGCAATCGGAACCGACCAGAATTCTCAATACGTTTATGTTGTTGTCGATGATGTCATCGAACGACGAGTCGTCACTGTCGGACCAATTGTCGATGGACTACGTGTGGTTCGTGAAGGTTTAAATGGTGATGAGACTCTCGTCATTGAAGGATTACTGCTGGCTCGTCCTGATGCAAAAGTTCAAACTCGGGAAGGCACAATCGTAGTTGTTGAGGATGGTCTCCCAGACACTTACGAACCACTCCCACCTGAGAAATGGATTTCTCCCGAACCGGATCCATTGCCAGAAGAGGAGAAGGAGATCACCGGTTCAACTGAGCAGGGGGGTGGTCGATGA
- a CDS encoding MarR family winged helix-turn-helix transcriptional regulator: MSSGGLQQEIKKKLPFDSLEQEANLNILRTNDQMQNRFGRFFRTYDLTPSQYNVLRILRGEGKPMPSLEIGERMIQVVPAITGLIDRLEKRGLVCRRRCEEDRRVVYVDITPDAKKLLKRIDKPLMALHKQLCGTLTQPELKELSRLMEKIRAGLNTM; this comes from the coding sequence ATGTCAAGTGGTGGTTTACAACAAGAAATCAAAAAGAAGCTGCCGTTCGATTCACTCGAACAGGAAGCGAATCTAAATATCCTGCGAACGAATGATCAGATGCAGAATCGATTTGGGCGATTCTTTCGCACGTACGATTTAACTCCGTCGCAATACAATGTGCTGAGAATCTTGCGAGGAGAAGGCAAACCAATGCCTTCTCTGGAAATTGGAGAACGCATGATTCAGGTGGTCCCGGCAATCACGGGACTCATCGACCGCCTGGAAAAACGGGGACTTGTCTGCCGTAGACGTTGCGAAGAAGATCGTCGCGTTGTGTATGTCGATATCACACCAGATGCTAAAAAACTGCTCAAACGAATTGACAAGCCTCTGATGGCTTTGCACAAGCAACTGTGTGGAACACTCACTCAGCCTGAGTTGAAAGAATTGAGTCGACTGATGGAGAAAATCCGCGCTGGCCTGAACACGATGTAA
- a CDS encoding esterase/lipase family protein: protein MRWISNDSREGGLPVKFRYWLPFALSLICLFSVGCQSLQPASLEPQFKNPLAKYASWGWSGFRTPFTSENSRLITLDDYQPGKIPVVFIHGLLATPNTWTEMTTALQSDPQIADRYQIWVFQYSTGISYLQSASELRNELKDIVQKLDPSGKDPALQNMVLIGHSMGGLLVKQMISTSGNTMWEALSDQPFEFVEADPETKQQIRNAMFFEPVPFVSRAVFIATPHSGSDWVNRPIGSIGRQMIAFPKKVQGQYRQLISKNSGLLKDHYLNSIPTSLDHLAPGDPIMVALEQLKISDRVPYHSIIGIKQSRFGSDTGDGVVEEVSAHITGAVSELLVPATHTTIQKSDEATTEVRKILNLHLNSLEHNY from the coding sequence ATGAGATGGATCAGTAACGACTCCAGGGAGGGGGGCTTACCGGTTAAGTTCCGGTATTGGCTTCCGTTTGCGCTGAGTCTGATCTGTCTCTTTTCTGTGGGGTGCCAGTCCCTTCAGCCAGCTTCCCTTGAGCCGCAGTTCAAGAATCCCCTGGCGAAATATGCCTCCTGGGGCTGGAGCGGATTTCGTACTCCATTTACCAGTGAAAATTCCCGATTAATTACGCTGGACGATTATCAGCCCGGGAAAATCCCCGTCGTATTCATCCATGGTCTGCTGGCTACGCCTAACACCTGGACAGAAATGACAACCGCATTGCAGTCTGATCCGCAAATCGCAGATCGCTATCAGATTTGGGTATTTCAATACAGCACAGGCATTTCCTATCTGCAATCTGCAAGTGAATTACGTAATGAATTGAAGGATATCGTGCAGAAACTGGATCCGAGCGGAAAAGATCCGGCTCTCCAGAACATGGTTCTAATCGGGCATAGCATGGGTGGTTTGCTCGTCAAGCAAATGATTTCGACCAGTGGAAACACCATGTGGGAAGCTCTTTCCGATCAGCCTTTTGAATTCGTTGAGGCCGATCCCGAGACGAAACAGCAGATTCGAAATGCGATGTTTTTTGAGCCTGTGCCGTTTGTCAGTCGAGCAGTATTTATCGCAACCCCGCATAGTGGCTCCGACTGGGTCAATCGACCAATTGGCAGCATAGGCCGCCAGATGATTGCCTTTCCCAAAAAGGTGCAGGGACAGTACCGGCAGCTGATCAGTAAGAATTCAGGTCTTTTGAAAGATCACTATTTGAATTCGATTCCCACCAGCCTGGATCATCTCGCACCGGGTGATCCGATTATGGTGGCATTGGAGCAACTGAAGATCTCGGACCGTGTGCCTTACCATTCGATCATCGGCATCAAACAATCCCGATTTGGAAGTGACACAGGCGATGGAGTAGTCGAAGAAGTCAGCGCCCACATCACAGGAGCAGTCTCTGAACTTCTGGTCCCGGCTACACACACGACCATCCAAAAAAGCGATGAGGCGACAACGGAAGTGCGGAAAATCCTGAATCTGCATTTGAATTCATTGGAGCACAACTACTGA